The segment gtaaatgtaaattaaattGTATAATCTCACTgtaaatcttacaggtagaatgAACCTCTtttagaatggcatggctcccaaagcttttatatttattttcggtaaaaccaattaccccaccgaagacattctttaaaaaagtatactcggCCATAACAGACTTcatatgggcaaataaaactcatagaATAAATAGGAAAGTTTTAATGTCCCTaaatctgagggtggttttaaccttccagatttAGAATGTTATCAACTcgccacccaaggcttttacATGCAACATATTGTTAAATTCACTAAAGCGGAACAATAGGTACATATTGAAGATTCACATGCTGATCCCCAGAATCttttcatagttaagaacactataacaacatggaagaaaatgaaatggattttacaagaaccaatatcaatCCCTAAAAACACCCCCCAATGGAACAATCCTTGCTTTTCAGAATTCAGAATTCACAGATAAATTGGCCCACATGGAAAATGAAAGGCATAGAATAGGTAAATGATGTGGTAATGGGAAATACAATTATTTCCATAACataattaaaaagcaattttggaatGACCAATGTAGAcaattttaaatatatataacttaaaagtTTTATATCACAAAATTTAGACCTGAAAgattttggatatcagagcaatgttgagggaatcctatttgagtcagaaaaataTACTCATATTataggtaagatatacaaaaccttgcagaaagcctatccaactgacaatctcttagaaaaaaatataaagtattagaaccaagacttaaaaataagtgatattggcacaagatggagggagtgtTGGAACATAACAAACTAAATTACAGTTAactaaaatgtacgcttaatccagtataaactaatgtatacaagagacaaaattaaAAAATTCGACAGCATAATGGCAGAGTCATgacttaagtgtaaaactaacaattaaTCAATAATTCATGCCCTCTGGGAGTGCTATAAAGTCCAACAGTTATGGGCATAGCTTGAACGCTGGCTGTTTACAATGTAGGTTTACTTTTAATCCTtctatctgcatatttcaagacatggcatatgggggtgcGGTGAGATACCTAATGGGTTGGACAATATTCTTTTCGTCACTTATATTGAAGAAGCTATTACTTAAAATCCTTTCCTGCAAatcaccctctagtggcctcatgggtggaatgttgttaatatttttcataatttcataattaataaacattattaaaaATAAACTCAGAAATGCCGGTATTTTTATGTCAAACAGGTTtgatatatttcagtcttctgtgatgtacagtgcattcggaaagtattcagacagacccattgactttttccacaaagaaaactacgttagagccttattctaaaatggattacataaattttttcctcatcaatctacacacaataccctgtaATGACAACGCGAAAACAGTTTTccgaattttttgcaaatgttttaggaataaaaacagaaataccttatttacataagtattcagaccctttgctatgagactcaaaattgagctcaggtgcatcctgtttccattgatcatccttgagatgtttctacaacttgattggagtccacctgtggtaaattgaattgatttgatatgatttggaaaggcacacacctgtctataaggtcccacagttgacagtgcatgtcagagcaaaaaccaagccatgaggtcgaaggaattgtccgtggagctccgaggcaggattgtgtcgaggcatagatctggggaagggtaccaaaacatgtctgcagcattgaaggtccccaagaacacagtggcctccatcaatcttaaatggaataagtttggaaccaccaagactcttcctagagctggctgcccggccaaactgagcaattgggggaaaagggccttggtcagggaggtgaccaagaacccgatggtcactctgaaggagctccagagttcctctgtggagatgggagaatctaccagaaggacaacaatctctgcagcactacaccaatcaggcctttatggtagagtggccagacggtagccattcctcagtaaaaggcacctgacagcccgcttggagtttgccaaaaggcacctaaagagaaagagaaaccaagattgaactctttggcctgaatgccaagcgtcacgtctggaggaaacctggcaccatccctacggcaaagtatgttggtggcagcatcatgctgtgaggatgtttttcagcggcagggactgggagacttgtcaggttgagggaaagataaatggagcaaagtacagagagatccttgatgaaaacctgctccagagcgctcaggacctcagactggggtgattgttcaccttccaacaggacaatgaacctaagcacacagccaaaacaacgcaggagtggcttcgggacaagtctctgaatgtccttgagtggcccagccagagccagagcccgaacttgaactcgatcgaacatctctggagagacctgtaaatagctgtgcagcgacgttccccatccaacctgacagagcttgagaggatctgcagagaagaatgggagaaactccccaaatacaggtgtgccaagcttgtagcatcatacctatgaagcaggggcgcaactttggttttagaaaaaaaaaaaaaatatccagttggataaacactccaaacagcctgcccGACCACTCGGAGgggtccgcatggtcctaaagtacacagttgcctcgttttgtatcacattccaataatAAAACTGGGgcggacaaaaatgcaatttcagaatgtggccCCGTCCCCAGTGAATGTTGGGCCCCTgccaagaagactcaaagctttaatcgctgccaaaggttcttcaacaaagtactgagtaaagggtctgaatacttatgtaaatctgatatttcagcttttatttttaatacatttgcaaaaatttcgaaaacctgtttttgctttatcattctgcggtattgtgtgtgagagaaagatcacgtatttacctgatttgtttaattttacatttacattttagtcatttagcagacgctcttatccagagcgacttacaggagcaattagggttaagtgccttgcttaagggcacatcgacagatttttcacctagtcggctcggggattagaaccagcgacctttcggttactggcacaacgctcttacccactaagctacctgccgccaatattaatagttaacaattaatAATATacttaacaatagtagagacatttcttaactaccaatgctgtgcttttcatggggatggttccctctagctccctgcagctggtctgggcatgTAGTCAAGGACATTGGATAGAGATAAACTATCAAGACAGAGCATCATagtgaccacagtttttcagttcatcctgtcttttactatctcccaagggcacagctgtgtggagatatgggCAGTAACGGAGctaacgttatcacttgtttgtgcgctatgacccgatacacatagtcacaagaagaaaacaaggtggctcctgatctgccagggaggggTGTGGTTGTATGAAAAGCAGAGATTGTTCTAGACACTTTTGTAGAACTTATGAAGAGCTATACAAATCCTGTTGACAAATCCTGTTGACATATACTCAGAAGCcgttgtctgtgtcattttctaaagtttaaagtttgtttaagaataagagaatatcagcactgtgcaaagaaTCCTCAACGTGTGTTGCAATACAGTTGTACTGCACTTGACTGCGTTATTCCCAAAGTTTAGCATGTCTTTGCAGGGGGACTCTTATTTTGAAGAAAGAAAATCTGTGATCACGCTGCCAGCATAATATCCTATAGAAGCCCATTCCCgccacatatatacagtggggagaacaagtatttgatacactgccgattttgcaggttttcctacttacgaagcatgtagaggtctgtaatttttatgataggtacacttcaactgtgagagacggaatctaaaataaaaatccagaaaatcacattgtatgatttttaagtaattaatttgcattttattgcatgacataagtatttgatacatcagaaaagcagaacttaatatttggtacagaaacctttgtttgcaattacagagataattcgtttcctgtaggtcttgaccaggtttgcacacactgcagcagggattttggcccactcctctatacagaccttctccagatccttcaggtttcggggctgtcgctgggcaatacggactttcagctcccttcaaagatgttctattgggttcaggtctggagactggctaggccactccaggaccttgagatgcttcttacggagccgcCACTTagttgctggaagacccagccacgacccatcttcaatgctcttactgagggaaggaggttgttggccaagatctcgcgatacatggccccatccatcctcccctcaatatggtgctgtcgtcctatcccctttgcagaaaagcatccccaaagaatgatgtttccacctccatgcttcacggttgggatggtgttcttggggttgtactcatccttcttcttcctccaaacacggcgagtggagtttagaccaaaaagctctatttttgtctcatcagaccacatgaccttctcccattcctcctctggatcatccagatggtcattggcaaacttcagacgggcctggacatgcgctggcttgagcagggggaccttgcgtgcgctgcaggatctttaatccatgacggcgtagtgtgttactaatggttttctttgagactgtggtcccagctctcttcaggtcattgaccaagtcctgccgtgtagttctgggctgatccctcaccttcctcgtgatcattgatgccccacgaggtgagatcttgcatggagccccagaccgagggtgattgaccgtcatcttgaacttcttctatttcctaataattgtgccaacagttgttgccttctcaccaagctgcttgcctattgtcctgtagcccatcccagcattgtgcaggtctacaattttatccctgatgtccttacacagctctctggtcttggacattgtggataggttggagtttgtttgattgagtgtgtggacaggtgtcttttatacaggtaacgagttcaaacaggtgcagttaatacaggtaatgagtggagaacaggagggcttcttaaagaaaaactaacaggtctgtgagagccggaattcttattggttggtaggtgatcgaatacttatgtcatgcaataaaatgcaaattaattacttaaaaatcatacaatgtgattttctggatttttgttttagatttcgtctctcacagttgaagtgtacctatgataaaaattacagagttctacatgatttgtaagtaggaaaacctgcaaaatcggcagtgtatcaaatactttttctccccactctatatacagtggggaaaaaaagtatttagtcagccaccaattgtgcaagttctcccacttaaaaagatgagagaggcctgtaattttcatcataggtacacgtcaactatgacagacaaattgagaaaaaaattccagaaaatcacattgtaggatttttaatgaatttatttgctaattatggtggaaaattagtatttggtcgataacaaaagtttctcaatactttgttatataccctttgttggcaatgacacaggtcaaacgttttctgtaagtcttcacaaggttttcacacactgttggtggtattttggcccattcctccatgcagatctcctctagagcagtgatgttttggggctgtcgctgggcaacacggactttcaactccctccaaagattttctatggggttgagatctggagactggctaggccactccaggaccttgaaatgcttcttacgaagccactccttcgttgcccgggcggtgtgtttgggatcattgtcatgctgaaagacccagccacgtttcatcttcaatgcccttgctgatggaaggaggttttcactcagaatctcacgatacatggccccattcattctttcctttacacggatcagtcgtcctggtccctttgcagaaaaacagccccaaagcatgatgtttccacccccatgcttcacagtaggtatggtgttctttggatgcaactcagcattctttgtcctccaaacacgacgagttgagtttttaccaaaaggttctattttggtttcatctgaccatatgacattctcccaatcctcttctggatcatccaaatgcactctagcaaacttcagacgggcctggacatgtactggcttaagcagggggacacctctggcactgcaggatttgagtccctggcggcgtagtgtgttactgatggtaggctttgttactttggtcccagctctctgcaggtcattcactaggtccccccgtgtggttctgggatttttgctcaccgttcttgtgatcattttgaccccacggggtgagatcatgcgtggagccccagatcgagggagattatcagtggtcttgtatgtcttccatttcctaataattgctcccacagttgatttcttcaaaccaagctgcttacctattgcagattcagtcttcccagcctggtgctggtctacaattttgtttctggtgtcctttgacagctctttggtcttgaccatagtggagtttggagtgtgactgtttgaggttgtggacaggtgtcttttatactgataacaagttcaaacaggtgccattaatataggtaacaagtggaggagagaggagcctcttaaagaagaagttacaggtctgtgagagccagaaatcttgcttgtttgtaggtgaccaaatacttattttccaccataatttgcaaataaattcattaaaaatcctacaatgtgattttctgtgtgtacctgacgtgtacctatgatgaaaattacaggcctctctcatctttttaagtgggagaacttgcacaattggtggctgactaaatacttttttcccccactgatatatatatatatatatatatatatatatatatatattttatgtacaTACTATCTAAAACTTTCGAGATACTATCTAAAGATTTCGAGATACTAAATCAAAATTATGTGTCGATCTCAATCTAACCATGTTGCAGAGATCAGCACAGAAGGGCCACTGGGAAACGCTGGCATGTGCCCCAACACTTTTGATTCGTTTTGATAAAACATATTGACATGGAATGCGTTGTTTAGACTGATTTGCATCATGATTTCTAAACTCGTGCACAATTAATCTGTGCTTCAGTTTGATCAACTGTAGCCCACAGCTGCAGGTCCAGAAGCCTATGCTGCTCAGATCCCCTCTGGCCAGGGGAAATGAATCAGTACTGTCATTTATTTATAGCCTAAGCTATGTATTTATAGCCTaaaataggcctatttatttgtgttaagagaaaatgtgaatgtgatcaaatttggtttatattcaaactCCGGGTGGCTAGGCTACCTAGACCTTTAATCCACAATTATTGACtggaattaattaattaatcaatcaacacaatagtgatgacagactgtgTGAATAACTGTTTTATTACTGATGCAAAGTCCTACATGATGCAACCCTGCATAAAGCAAACTCAGCCCTGTTGGTTCTATTGTCCAATTGCAGTtgtcaaaataaaaaatacaaatatccTATGACCTGATTACAAAAAATATGctcccatcatagcccatataaaaCAATTTTACAGCTGATTTATTACTATGTCATACCTTCCAACTAGGGTCCGGAGTTTTACCTGATTAGGTTAgcccagtggttctcaaacctctcctctgggacccccagACGTTTCACAATTTTGTTTTAGCCCTGATCTAGTTCACCTGATTTACctaatcaagggcttgatgattagttgacaagttgactCATGATTAGTTGACCCCCCCACCATGTTACAAATGAAGAAACATATGCTATAAGTGTGCTCTACTATCTAAAAATGTTGAGTTAGTATCTCAAAATGTCGAGTTGGTATCTAGTTTTAGATAGTATTGacataaaataaaaatggtgGGGGTAATGGGCTTCCATAGGATATTATACTGGCAGCACATTCACTGATTTTCTTTCTTCAAAATAAGAGTCCCCCTGAAAATACATAGTATCTTGACATTTTGAGATAGTATTGACATTTTAGTGGTGGGAATGTGCTTCCATAATATCCTGCTGCTAGGAGAACGGTAATGGTTGCTGATATAGTCGACAGGTGGTATTGTAGCCATTCTTCATCCGTCCACTTCAACAAGTGGTTCCATACACAGATAATTATAGCAGGAAACATTCTGTACCTGCAAATCGTTTTAGGTCTGAAGTTTTAGATTTCACCTTGAATTTTTAGATATTCTATTCCCATGGCAACTGCCCTTTGTGAACTAACAATTGTGCAATGTGCATAGATTCATAAGTCTACTTTTTAAATGATTTTCTATGTTGAATGTCTTGTGTTCTTGTTTGTCATCTGGGTTATCTTCATTTATCTCTCTCTAATGTCCATATGGCTCATCTCAGCCATGACTTTTGGAAGGGATATGTGGAATAACCTACACGGGCTCTTTGTCTCCTCGAAACATCAGTAAATGAATTGAATGCAAGTCTGTGATACCATAGTGTACTAGAGTTGACCTAATTAGACTATGGTGAGTAAAATAATTTAATTGTGATCCATTAACTTCACCAGCATGCCGTTTTACGTTTTTTTCTCTAACACTTTCCCCATATCTAGGCGAATGATGGTGGATCAGCATCATTTCATGGGGACTGGATACAAATTGGGAGAGAGGACCTTGTGTCTGCCTCCGAGCAGACCTCTTTGAATTCTTCAAGGTAGTAGACCCCCTGCTGAATGTTTCAAATAAATTGTGGAAGCAGTGTAGAGGCAAAATGAGTGTTCCTTCAGAAATCATGTATTTGCTGAGTGTACCTGTTGCCATGTAACTACATTGCAGTTACTGGCACAATACACATGCCGGCCACTGTAGAATACAAAATCACTGCCaactgtttatttattttgtagtttGTAGCATTCTATTACAGCCAACACTCAACATCACAGCTATGGCTTAACTTGCTTTGTATTTTACCCGCTATAAGCTGGAGATGTTTATCTGTTGTTTTTCTTCTGCCACTAATTGGATAATTGGCTTATGAGCGCAACACTATGGTTTAATGTGTTTTTGCAGATGTTCCACCGAGAGGGTGATCAGCAGTGTTCCTCAGTACGTGGAGGCAGGGCTGGTGTCAGGGCATTGCATCCCACCATCACAGCCTAGGGAGAACACTCTCAACCCTGGTAAAAGAGAGCACTGCATTTGTATAACACATGAAAGGTACAAAAAATACTGCAGGCGAGTGACGATTGAATGGATTACGTCATGTTCATTTAGGCCTAACAACTGTCAAAAGCAGGTGATTACCTCTGGGTATTACCTCTGTCTCAGGGCAGGTTTTACATCTCTCAGGTATAGGTCCAAGCACACCTGTAAATGTCACCTCCACCAATTACAGCAAAAGCCACAGGGCAGAGCATTATGAGGTATTCGATGATAACTTCCTGTCCATTGATCATGGTGAGACACTCCTTATATTCCAAACACTAGATTGCATTGAACTGTATATCTTGACTGAGGGCCCTGTTCAATCAAAAACCACTAACTAGGACTTTCCTGGGGCAAGACAAAACATCACTTGAGTAAAGATCTTTGTGTGTTTTCATAGAGGGATGTAGCACCAAAGGGAATGATGAAGATAATGATGTAGGACCCTCCAGTTCCAACAATCCCCACAGCAGCCATGAGTACCTACTCCATCTCAAACAGCAGGCTGGTTCCCACCTCAGGGCCCAGAAGGAACGCCATGTCAAAGGTCAGAGGGAAATATCAGAGGTCTTTGACAGGGCATAGGGGAAATATACTGGGTGGATTTGGAATGTACCTGAATCATGTTTTGCACAGCATGTGGTAGTAATCAGAGCCTTTCACTGTCTAGGATCCAAAATTACTCAGAGAATATCTTCAAAATGTAGGCCTAGTTGATGTTTGGTTTGCATTTAGCTAAAGTtaatgtattattttatttttctctgaTAGATCTCTCCCTGAAAAAGGACAAACTCCAGCATCTTCTCCTGAAACTGGACACCATGAAGGGCCCCCCGGAGCAAGACACTAGACGGCAGTACAGCAGCGAGCGAGACGAACCAATGGGTGTACTTACAGTACTAATGTCTAATGTCTTGCAGTACTAATGTCTGTTCCACCCCTTAACCTCTATAAAAGGGACACTGGGGGACAATCCTTTAGCATGGCATTTCTGAGGATCAAATGAATGAAGTTGCACAGTATTATCTCCCTCCATTTCACTTTATTGCACCAAACAACACTTTCTCTACTCATGATTCACAGTATTTGCAGCACCAGTACAGTTTATTTTGGCAGTACATATAGGCAGCTTCCTTAGATAATACATCTCTAAAGGCAACAGTGCTTCTAAAGCGATAGTACTACAATATATACATGTCATACAGACATAATAACTGAAAATGAATCACAATCTAAAGCAGTCCAGTCTGTGGATGTGTGATTGATATCCAGAGTGGTGTGAGAGATGTGTGTGTTTCCTCTCTAAGGAGTCTGGAGAGGATGACAGGGCTCCTGCAAGTCCTGggaacaaacagagagaggcagcAGGTGAGAGGACAGCCAACAACCACATGGAGGATGGGTAAGCAAGCACACAGCAGCTCACAGCCCCTTGCAAAGCATTGTTTGGTTGTTCTGCGTTGTTTGGTTGTGCACATTGAGTATTCAATTTATTGATTGATTATTAATAAAGTCTTAgagatttttgtttttgtttcacaGACCTGTGCAAATGTTACCCCATAACAGAGAGAGCATGAGCCCAGAGGATGGCGATGCCTGTGACCATGCCCTGCACAGGTAGTGACACACCTTTCTTGCCACACTTTGTTCATTATCCATGTTTAAATTGACCTTCTTGCTGAAGTTTATTTTGTCTCTGCAGGGGGAATAAGATGATCCACAGCTGTTGGCGCAGAATCTTCCAGTCCATTAGCTTCCCCTTCAGCCTGGCTACTGCCTTCATCATAGAGCTGCTCAGCTTCATCACACAGTATGTCATCAAGGTAAAGTTGCTCTCCAAGGGATAATGATGTGCATGGGTATATTCAGATTAATAACTGGAATTCAGTTATTTCAAAGTATATTATATTAGGTCTACATTACCAATATTTCAGTTGCATTTAGTTCACCTGTCTTTACCTGTGTGCACACAGGTGTTGATAGTGGGACTAGTCGTAGTGCTAGGGGAACAGGTGATCACACCTCTGTTCGGGGCACTGTTTAGCCACGCCCTCCAGCCCATGGCAAGGTGTCTCATCAACGTCTCATGGGCTGTCAGGGACATTCTCCACCCTCTATTGGCCATTGTTAGGGAAGTCTTTATGCACGTGACGCTACTCGTCCGATCGTTCAGGCTCGTGGAGGTCAACATGGCTACTGCTGAGCCTCGTTGCAGCCAAGACGTGTGATTCATGAAGCCCAAGGGCAATTAAAATCCTATAAAGCTAATATAACCTAACTTTTCTCAGTGATTGAAAGTGTGCCTTTATGTTTAGGACGAGTGTTTTTAGCTAGTTATTAGCTAAAATTATACATTAATACAAATGTCATAATTATATAGACACCCAATATCATTCTATCATAgctgcacatacagtgagggaaaaaagtatttgatcccctgctgattttgtacgtttgcccactgacaaagaaattatcagtctataattttaatggtaggtttatttgaacagtgagagacagaataacaacaagaaaatccagaaaaacgcatgtaaaaaatgttataaattgatttgcattttaatgagggaaataagtatttgacccctctgcaaaacatgacttagtacttggtggcaaaacccttgttg is part of the Coregonus clupeaformis isolate EN_2021a chromosome 28, ASM2061545v1, whole genome shotgun sequence genome and harbors:
- the LOC121543714 gene encoding uncharacterized protein LOC121543714 isoform X2, which gives rise to MANDGGSASFHGDWIQIGREDLVSASEQTSLNSSRCSTERVISSVPQYVEAGLVSGHCIPPSQPRENTLNPGQVLHLSGIGPSTPVNVTSTNYSKSHRAEHYEVFDDNFLSIDHEGCSTKGNDEDNDVGPSSSNNPHSSHEYLLHLKQQAGSHLRAQKERHVKDLSLKKDKLQHLLLKLDTMKGPPEQDTRRQYSSERDEPMGESGEDDRAPASPGNKQREAAGERTANNHMEDGPVQMLPHNRESMSPEDGDACDHALHRGNKMIHSCWRRIFQSISFPFSLATAFIIELLSFITQYVIKVLIVGLVVVLGEQVITPLFGALFSHALQPMARCLINVSWAVRDILHPLLAIVREVFMHVTLLVRSFRLVEVNMATAEPRCSQDV
- the LOC121543714 gene encoding uncharacterized protein LOC121543714 isoform X1; amino-acid sequence: MDGKANDGGSASFHGDWIQIGREDLVSASEQTSLNSSRCSTERVISSVPQYVEAGLVSGHCIPPSQPRENTLNPGQVLHLSGIGPSTPVNVTSTNYSKSHRAEHYEVFDDNFLSIDHEGCSTKGNDEDNDVGPSSSNNPHSSHEYLLHLKQQAGSHLRAQKERHVKDLSLKKDKLQHLLLKLDTMKGPPEQDTRRQYSSERDEPMGESGEDDRAPASPGNKQREAAGERTANNHMEDGPVQMLPHNRESMSPEDGDACDHALHRGNKMIHSCWRRIFQSISFPFSLATAFIIELLSFITQYVIKVLIVGLVVVLGEQVITPLFGALFSHALQPMARCLINVSWAVRDILHPLLAIVREVFMHVTLLVRSFRLVEVNMATAEPRCSQDV